In one window of Streptomyces griseus subsp. griseus DNA:
- a CDS encoding FtsX-like permease family protein — translation MTLLHSRHAPAAEEDRPKPPARGAATLRDLGLGIRFAAAGGREGWIRTLLTAVGVGLGVALLLLASSVPHMLDQRNGRDQARKEARISDTPGANAPKSDTSVVVADSGTEYHSQSVAGYLVRADGTAPARPPGVDRFPGADEMVVSPALKELLAAPGNELLRERLPYEITGTIGDIGLRSPNELRYYAGNDTLTLASGGHRIAGYGDTREAAPLSPLLVMLTVMVCVVLLVPVAIFIATAVRFGGERRDRRLAALRLVGADIRTTRRIAAGEALFGAVLGLLAGLVFFVVGRQFAGSVEIWDVTAFPADLVPDPLLAALITVAVPLTAVLVTLVAMRSVAIEPLGVVRRGRDRGRRLWWRLLMPVAGLVVLASTGRVSTYEYAPLNPYFIATGAVLVLVGLALLLPWLVEACVSRLRGGPVPWQLATRRLQLSSGAASRAVSGVTVAVAGAVALQMMFAAMNADFNRMTGQDPTRAQFAGYSENVTGEAATSAIAQFRATKGVEAVIGSVEAYASKPGVYADDDIPPTTSLTVGTCATLRELARIGACQDGDTFVVHPPGDREMSDWIDETARKGKVVEIGSGGGKPVRWTLPAGSPTVQGRTDPMGDPHYGIMATTGAIDAGTLPGAQITAQIRVDRSVPDVAEHVRNTAARIDPAMRFVTLDSVERDRQYESIQTGLKVGATVVLLLIAASMLVSQLEQLRERKRLLSVLVAFGTRRTTLSWSVLWQTAIPVVLGLVVAVAGGLGLGATLTWMIEKSVSDWWLFLPLTGAGAGLILLVTALSLPSLWRLMRPDGLRTE, via the coding sequence ATGACGCTGCTCCACTCCCGTCACGCTCCGGCCGCCGAGGAGGACCGCCCGAAGCCGCCCGCGCGGGGCGCGGCCACCCTCCGGGACCTCGGCCTCGGCATCCGGTTCGCCGCCGCCGGAGGCCGCGAGGGCTGGATCCGTACGCTGCTGACGGCGGTCGGCGTCGGCCTCGGGGTCGCCCTGCTGCTGCTCGCCTCGTCCGTGCCGCACATGCTGGACCAACGGAACGGGCGCGACCAGGCGCGCAAGGAGGCCCGGATCTCCGACACGCCCGGCGCGAACGCCCCGAAGTCCGACACCTCGGTGGTGGTGGCCGACTCGGGCACCGAGTACCACAGCCAGTCCGTGGCGGGATACCTGGTGCGCGCCGACGGTACGGCTCCGGCCCGCCCGCCGGGTGTCGACCGCTTCCCCGGGGCGGACGAGATGGTGGTCTCCCCCGCCCTCAAGGAGCTGCTGGCCGCCCCCGGGAACGAACTGCTGCGCGAGCGGCTCCCGTACGAGATCACCGGCACGATCGGCGACATCGGGCTGCGCTCTCCGAACGAACTCCGCTACTACGCGGGCAACGACACCCTGACCCTCGCCTCGGGCGGCCACCGGATCGCCGGGTACGGGGACACCCGCGAGGCCGCACCGCTGTCGCCGCTGCTGGTCATGCTCACCGTCATGGTCTGTGTCGTCCTGCTGGTGCCGGTCGCCATCTTCATCGCCACCGCCGTGCGGTTCGGCGGCGAGCGCCGTGACCGCAGACTCGCCGCGCTGCGCCTGGTCGGCGCGGACATCCGCACGACCCGGCGGATCGCCGCCGGGGAGGCGCTGTTCGGAGCGGTCCTCGGGCTGCTGGCCGGGCTGGTCTTCTTCGTGGTGGGACGGCAGTTCGCGGGCTCGGTGGAGATCTGGGACGTCACCGCGTTCCCGGCGGACCTGGTGCCCGATCCGCTGCTCGCCGCCCTGATCACCGTGGCGGTGCCGCTGACCGCCGTGCTCGTCACGCTGGTCGCGATGCGCTCCGTGGCGATCGAGCCGCTCGGCGTCGTACGCCGGGGCCGCGACCGGGGCCGCCGGCTCTGGTGGCGGCTGCTGATGCCGGTCGCGGGGCTGGTGGTGCTCGCCTCCACGGGCCGGGTCAGCACCTACGAGTACGCGCCCTTGAACCCGTACTTCATCGCGACCGGTGCCGTGCTCGTCCTGGTCGGGCTCGCCCTGCTGCTGCCGTGGCTGGTCGAGGCGTGCGTGAGCCGGCTGCGGGGCGGCCCGGTCCCCTGGCAGCTCGCCACCCGCAGGCTCCAGTTGAGCAGCGGGGCCGCGTCCCGCGCGGTCAGCGGGGTCACCGTGGCGGTGGCGGGAGCGGTCGCGTTGCAGATGATGTTCGCCGCGATGAACGCCGACTTCAACCGGATGACCGGCCAGGACCCCACGCGGGCCCAGTTCGCCGGGTACTCAGAGAACGTCACGGGCGAGGCGGCCACCTCGGCCATCGCGCAGTTCCGCGCCACCAAGGGCGTGGAGGCCGTCATCGGCTCGGTGGAGGCGTACGCGTCCAAGCCGGGCGTCTACGCCGACGACGACATCCCGCCCACCACCTCGCTGACCGTCGGCACCTGCGCCACCCTGCGCGAACTGGCCCGGATCGGCGCCTGCCAGGACGGCGACACGTTCGTCGTCCACCCGCCGGGTGACCGCGAGATGTCCGACTGGATCGACGAGACGGCCCGCAAGGGCAAGGTCGTCGAGATCGGCTCCGGAGGCGGGAAGCCGGTGCGGTGGACTCTGCCCGCCGGCTCCCCGACCGTGCAGGGCCGCACCGACCCGATGGGCGACCCGCACTACGGGATCATGGCGACCACCGGGGCGATCGACGCGGGCACGCTGCCCGGCGCGCAGATCACCGCCCAGATCCGGGTCGACCGGAGCGTGCCGGACGTCGCCGAGCACGTGCGCAACACGGCGGCCCGGATCGACCCCGCCATGCGCTTCGTCACCCTCGACTCGGTGGAGCGCGACCGGCAGTACGAGAGCATCCAGACCGGCCTCAAGGTCGGGGCGACCGTGGTGCTGCTGCTGATCGCCGCCTCGATGCTGGTCTCCCAGCTGGAGCAGTTGCGCGAGCGGAAGCGGCTGCTGTCGGTGCTGGTCGCCTTCGGCACCCGGCGTACGACGCTGAGCTGGTCGGTCCTGTGGCAGACCGCGATCCCGGTGGTCCTCGGCCTCGTGGTGGCGGTCGCGGGCGGGCTGGGGCTCGGCGCGACGCTCACCTGGATGATCGAGAAGAGCGTCTCCGACTGGTGGCTCTTCCTGCCGCTGACCGGGGCGGGGGCTGGGCTGATCCTGCTGGTGACGGCATTGTCGCTGCCCTCGCTGTGGCGGCTGATGCGGCCGGACGGGCTGCGCACGGAGTAG
- a CDS encoding alkyl hydroperoxide reductase, protein MALDELKSAIPDFAKDLKLNLGSVIGNSDLPQQQLWGTVLACAIASRSPKVLRELEPEAKANLSPEAYTAAKSAAAVMAMNNVFYRTRHLLSDPEYGTLRAGLRMNVIGNPGVEKVDFELWSLAVSAINGCGQCLDSHEQVLRKAGVDRETIQEAVKVASVIQAVGVTLDAEAVLAE, encoded by the coding sequence ATGGCTCTCGATGAACTCAAGTCCGCCATACCGGACTTCGCCAAGGACCTGAAGCTGAACCTCGGTTCGGTCATCGGCAACAGCGACCTCCCCCAGCAGCAGCTGTGGGGCACCGTGCTGGCCTGCGCGATCGCCTCGCGCTCGCCGAAGGTGCTCCGTGAGCTGGAGCCGGAGGCGAAGGCCAACCTGTCGCCCGAGGCGTACACCGCGGCGAAGTCGGCGGCCGCCGTCATGGCGATGAACAACGTCTTCTACCGGACCCGGCACCTGCTGTCGGACCCGGAGTACGGCACGCTCCGCGCGGGCCTGCGGATGAACGTCATCGGCAACCCGGGCGTGGAGAAGGTCGACTTCGAGCTGTGGTCGCTCGCCGTCTCCGCGATCAACGGCTGCGGCCAGTGCCTGGACTCCCACGAGCAGGTGCTCCGCAAGGCCGGTGTGGACCGCGAGACCATCCAGGAGGCCGTCAAGGTCGCCTCGGTGATCCAGGCGGTCGGTGTGACCCTCGACGCCGAGGCCGTACTCGCCGAGTAG
- a CDS encoding hydrogen peroxide-inducible genes activator: protein MAQGKQGIRPKQSGKSAARQPSLSQLRAFAAVAEHLHFRDAAAAIGMSQPALSGAVSTLEEALGVQLIERTTRKVLLSPAGERLAVRAGAVLEAVAALMEEAEAARAPFTGVLRLGVIPTVAPYLLPTVLRLVHDRYPDLDLQVHEEQTSSLLEGLAAGRLDLLLLAVPLGVPGVSEIPLFDEDFVLVMEQEHWLGGRADIPREALRELPLLLLDEGHCLRDQALDICREAGRTEGAPVTTTAAGLSTLVQLVAGGLGVTLLPRTAVTVETARNDALATGHFAHPAPTRRVALAMRTGSARGGEFEEFAAALRGAMKPLPVRVVDEPHG from the coding sequence GTGGCGCAGGGAAAACAGGGCATACGCCCGAAGCAGTCCGGTAAGTCGGCCGCCAGGCAGCCCAGTCTGTCGCAGCTCCGCGCCTTCGCGGCGGTGGCGGAACATCTGCACTTCCGGGACGCGGCGGCAGCAATCGGGATGAGTCAGCCGGCACTCTCCGGAGCCGTCTCCACCCTGGAGGAGGCACTGGGTGTCCAGCTCATCGAGCGTACGACGCGCAAGGTGCTGCTCTCACCCGCCGGCGAGCGGCTCGCGGTGCGGGCCGGGGCTGTGCTGGAGGCCGTCGCCGCGCTGATGGAGGAGGCGGAGGCGGCCCGCGCCCCGTTCACCGGAGTGCTCCGGCTCGGTGTGATTCCGACCGTCGCCCCGTATCTGCTGCCCACCGTGCTCCGGCTGGTCCACGACCGCTATCCGGACCTCGACCTCCAGGTCCACGAGGAGCAGACCTCCTCCCTGCTGGAGGGGCTCGCCGCCGGACGCCTGGACCTGCTCCTCCTCGCCGTGCCGCTCGGGGTCCCCGGGGTCAGCGAGATCCCGCTCTTCGACGAGGACTTCGTGCTGGTCATGGAGCAGGAGCACTGGCTCGGCGGCCGTGCCGACATCCCGCGCGAAGCGCTGCGGGAGCTGCCGCTGCTCCTCCTGGACGAGGGCCACTGCCTGCGCGACCAGGCCCTCGACATCTGCCGGGAGGCCGGGCGTACGGAGGGGGCGCCGGTCACCACGACCGCCGCCGGGCTCTCCACGCTGGTCCAACTGGTCGCGGGCGGGCTCGGGGTGACGCTCCTGCCACGCACCGCCGTCACGGTGGAGACCGCCCGCAACGACGCCCTGGCCACCGGCCACTTCGCCCACCCGGCCCCCACCCGGCGGGTGGCGCTGGCGATGCGGACCGGCTCCGCGCGGGGCGGCGAGTTCGAGGAGTTCGCCGCCGCGCTGCGCGGGGCGATGAAGCCGCTCCCGGTGCGGGTGGTGGACGAGCCCCACGGATGA
- a CDS encoding PadR family transcriptional regulator produces the protein MSIGHTLLGLLESGPRHGYDLKRTFDEKFGQDRPLHYGQVYSTMSRLLKNGLVEVDGIESEGGPERKRYAITDAGITDVSRWLMQPEKPEPYLQSTLYTKVVLALLTDRSASDLLDSQRSEHLRMMRVLTDRKRKGDLADQLICDHALFHLEADLRWLELTAARLGQLAEVVAP, from the coding sequence ATGTCTATCGGCCACACCCTCCTAGGGCTCCTGGAATCCGGCCCCCGCCATGGCTACGACCTCAAGCGGACCTTCGACGAGAAGTTCGGCCAGGACCGCCCGCTCCACTACGGCCAGGTCTACTCGACGATGTCCCGCCTCCTGAAGAACGGGCTCGTCGAGGTCGACGGCATAGAGAGCGAAGGGGGGCCCGAGCGCAAGCGCTACGCCATCACGGACGCCGGGATCACCGACGTCTCGCGCTGGCTCATGCAGCCCGAGAAGCCGGAGCCGTACCTCCAGTCGACGCTCTACACCAAGGTCGTCCTGGCGCTCCTGACCGACCGCAGCGCCTCCGACCTGCTGGACTCCCAGCGCTCGGAGCACCTGCGGATGATGCGCGTCCTCACCGACCGCAAGCGCAAGGGCGACCTCGCCGACCAACTCATCTGCGACCACGCCCTGTTCCATCTGGAAGCCGATCTGCGCTGGCTGGAGCTGACCGCAGCGCGCCTCGGCCAGCTCGCCGAGGTGGTGGCCCCGTGA
- a CDS encoding ABC transporter ATP-binding protein has protein sequence MIPDGSLLAAHDLRKTYGATPALDGASFSVHPGEVVAVMGPSGSGKSTLLHCLAGIITPDSGTITYAGRELSAMSDAERSALRRSDFGFVFQFGQLVPELTCVENVALPLRLNGVKRKAAERTAREWMERLEVDGLGAKRPGEVSGGQGQRVAVARALAGSPKVIFADEPTGALDSLNGERVMELLTEAARSSNAAVVLVTHEARVAAYSDRDVTVRDGRARDLEHAV, from the coding sequence GTGATCCCCGACGGCTCCCTGCTGGCCGCGCACGACCTGCGCAAGACCTACGGTGCGACGCCCGCCCTGGACGGTGCCTCGTTCTCCGTCCACCCGGGCGAGGTCGTCGCCGTGATGGGCCCCTCCGGCTCCGGCAAGTCGACCCTGCTGCACTGTCTGGCCGGGATCATCACCCCGGACTCCGGCACCATCACCTACGCCGGCCGCGAGCTCTCCGCGATGTCGGACGCCGAGCGCAGCGCCCTGCGCCGCAGCGACTTCGGGTTCGTCTTCCAGTTCGGCCAGCTCGTGCCGGAGCTGACCTGTGTGGAGAACGTGGCGCTGCCGCTGCGGCTCAACGGTGTGAAGCGGAAGGCCGCCGAGCGCACCGCCCGGGAGTGGATGGAGCGCCTGGAGGTCGACGGCCTCGGCGCCAAGCGGCCCGGCGAGGTCTCCGGCGGCCAGGGCCAGCGCGTCGCCGTGGCCCGCGCCCTGGCCGGCTCACCGAAGGTGATCTTCGCGGACGAGCCGACCGGCGCCCTGGACTCCCTCAACGGCGAGCGGGTCATGGAGCTGCTGACCGAGGCGGCCCGCTCCTCCAACGCGGCAGTCGTCCTGGTGACCCATGAGGCCCGGGTCGCCGCCTACTCCGACCGTGACGTCACCGTGCGCGACGGCCGGGCCCGCGACCTGGAGCACGCCGTATGA
- a CDS encoding peroxiredoxin encodes MLTVGDKFPTFDLTACVSLESGKEFEQINHKTYEGKWKIVFAWPKDFTFVCPTEIAAFGKLNEEFADRDAQVLGFSGDSEFVHHAWRKDHPDLTDLPFPMLADSKHELMRDLGIEGEDGFAQRAVFIVDQNNEIQFTMVTAGSVGRNPKEVLRVLDALQTDELCPCNWTKGENTLDPVALLSGE; translated from the coding sequence GTGCTCACTGTTGGTGACAAGTTCCCCACGTTCGACCTGACCGCCTGTGTTTCGCTGGAGAGCGGCAAGGAGTTCGAGCAGATCAACCACAAGACCTACGAGGGCAAGTGGAAGATCGTCTTCGCGTGGCCGAAGGACTTCACCTTCGTGTGCCCCACCGAGATCGCCGCCTTCGGCAAGCTGAACGAGGAGTTCGCCGACCGCGACGCGCAGGTCCTCGGCTTCTCCGGTGACTCCGAGTTCGTGCACCACGCCTGGCGCAAGGACCACCCGGACCTGACCGACCTGCCCTTCCCGATGCTGGCCGACTCGAAGCACGAGCTCATGCGTGACCTCGGCATCGAGGGCGAGGACGGCTTCGCGCAGCGCGCCGTCTTCATCGTCGACCAGAACAACGAGATCCAGTTCACGATGGTGACCGCCGGTTCCGTGGGCCGTAACCCCAAGGAGGTCCTGCGGGTCCTCGACGCGCTCCAGACCGACGAGCTGTGCCCGTGCAACTGGACCAAGGGCGAGAACACCCTCGACCCGGTCGCGCTCCTCTCGGGCGAGTGA